The Methyloferula stellata AR4 genome includes a window with the following:
- a CDS encoding DUF2852 domain-containing protein has protein sequence MSAYSGPYQQSYDQEPPRHHRHGCGSFRWRPIEIVAMILGFVFFWPVGLAIVLWKVWQRKHDYEGDLSTFIQEKWQAKREWAMAHKAEWGCGASRFSGFGPRSSGNAAFDEWRGAELARLEEERQKLVAAEREFGDFMENLRRAKDREEFDRFMNARRNWQQPPSDAPTA, from the coding sequence ATGAGTGCTTATTCCGGACCGTACCAGCAATCTTATGATCAAGAGCCGCCGCGTCATCATCGCCATGGCTGCGGCAGCTTCCGCTGGCGGCCGATCGAGATCGTCGCGATGATTTTGGGCTTCGTGTTCTTCTGGCCGGTCGGCCTTGCGATCGTGCTCTGGAAGGTCTGGCAGCGCAAACATGATTACGAAGGCGATCTGTCGACATTCATTCAGGAGAAGTGGCAGGCGAAGCGGGAATGGGCCATGGCTCATAAAGCTGAATGGGGCTGCGGTGCCTCGCGCTTTTCAGGCTTCGGCCCGCGTTCGTCCGGCAATGCCGCCTTCGACGAATGGCGTGGCGCCGAACTCGCAAGGCTTGAAGAGGAGCGTCAGAAGCTCGTCGCCGCCGAGCGCGAATTCGGAGACTTCATGGAAAATCTGCGCCGCGCCAAGGATCGCGAAGAATTCGATCGCTTCATGAATGCCCGCCGCAACTGGCAGCAGCCGCCGAGCGATGCACCTACGGCCTAA
- a CDS encoding NUDIX domain-containing protein: protein MSLTQLRRLAASPKAWLEGAVRLRQRLMQPVGLGVRGIVIDPDGRVLLVRHTYLEGWYLPGGGIEPGETLSACLARELAEEAHIAIDAPPLLHGIFLQRRGWRSHHVACYVVRGFHQTAPRLPDWEIAEIGFFSPDALPDGTSPATRARLREVWENLPPSHIW from the coding sequence ATGAGCCTGACGCAACTGCGAAGGCTTGCCGCATCGCCCAAGGCCTGGCTGGAAGGCGCCGTCCGCCTGCGTCAGCGTCTCATGCAGCCTGTTGGCCTCGGCGTCCGCGGTATCGTCATTGACCCGGACGGCCGGGTTTTGCTGGTGCGGCACACCTATCTTGAGGGCTGGTATCTGCCCGGCGGCGGCATAGAACCCGGCGAAACGCTGAGCGCATGTCTTGCCCGCGAATTGGCCGAGGAAGCGCATATCGCGATCGATGCGCCGCCTCTGCTGCATGGCATTTTCCTGCAGCGGCGGGGCTGGCGCAGCCATCATGTGGCTTGCTATGTGGTGCGCGGCTTCCACCAAACCGCGCCGCGCTTACCCGATTGGGAGATCGCTGAGATCGGCTTTTTCAGCCCCGATGCCTTGCCGGACGGAACGAGCCCGGCGACTCGGGCAAGGCTCCGCGAGGTTTGGGAGAACCTGCCGCCGTCTCATATATGGTAA
- a CDS encoding YXWGXW repeat-containing protein has product MRLIRSTLLSIFLGTCAISAMSPAAQAQIVIAAELPPPPLPIYEQPPIPGPEEWLWTPGYWSYDDAYGYYWVPGTWVLAPRPGLLWTPGYWAFEGGSYQFIPGYWGEHVGFYGGVAYGYGYTGFGYEGGYWEHDHFFYNRTVNNIVNVNIENVYSKNVVVEERGPRISFNGGQGGLNVRPTPQQLSFAHEQHVDPTPMQRQHVQTASHDPALRETENKGRPPVAATSRPNEFKGNGVVSAQSAGSRPQGQDIPHGKPGAAPGPEPHGAPGARPAEGHGPNEGRGPNEGHGPEERPNAVAPHEPGLAPEHGTQHGNEPRPVEQAPRAEPPHAEPPHAEPQQHPVEPQRPAGPRNEMQHAEPPRPMEPREAPHAEPPRAEPPRAEPHPQPQMQPHPQAEPHMPAAAPHPQPPHPAGGEEHKPEWP; this is encoded by the coding sequence ATGCGCCTGATCCGCTCTACTTTGCTTTCGATCTTCCTTGGCACTTGCGCCATTTCCGCCATGAGCCCTGCCGCGCAAGCGCAGATCGTCATTGCGGCCGAACTCCCTCCGCCGCCGCTCCCGATCTACGAGCAACCGCCGATTCCGGGACCAGAGGAATGGCTATGGACGCCGGGCTATTGGTCCTATGACGACGCCTATGGCTATTATTGGGTGCCGGGCACCTGGGTTCTGGCGCCGCGGCCGGGGCTTTTGTGGACGCCCGGCTATTGGGCGTTTGAAGGCGGCTCCTACCAATTCATCCCCGGCTATTGGGGAGAGCATGTCGGCTTCTACGGCGGCGTCGCCTATGGCTACGGCTACACCGGCTTTGGCTATGAAGGCGGCTATTGGGAGCACGACCATTTCTTCTATAACCGCACCGTCAACAATATCGTCAACGTCAACATCGAGAACGTCTATTCGAAGAACGTTGTCGTCGAGGAACGCGGACCGCGCATCAGCTTCAACGGTGGACAGGGCGGTCTCAACGTGCGGCCGACGCCGCAGCAATTGAGCTTCGCGCACGAGCAGCACGTCGATCCGACGCCGATGCAACGGCAGCATGTGCAGACCGCAAGTCATGACCCGGCGCTGCGCGAGACGGAGAACAAGGGACGTCCGCCTGTCGCGGCGACTTCGCGTCCGAACGAGTTCAAGGGCAATGGCGTCGTCTCGGCGCAGAGTGCGGGGAGCCGTCCGCAAGGACAGGACATCCCTCATGGAAAGCCGGGCGCTGCGCCTGGGCCCGAGCCGCATGGTGCGCCCGGCGCAAGACCTGCAGAGGGGCATGGACCCAATGAAGGGCGGGGTCCTAACGAAGGGCATGGCCCGGAGGAGCGGCCGAACGCCGTTGCGCCGCATGAACCGGGGCTTGCGCCCGAGCATGGCACTCAGCATGGCAATGAGCCGAGACCGGTCGAGCAGGCGCCCCGTGCCGAACCTCCGCACGCTGAACCTCCGCATGCCGAGCCACAGCAGCACCCTGTCGAGCCGCAGCGCCCGGCCGGGCCGCGCAATGAAATGCAGCATGCCGAACCGCCGCGTCCGATGGAGCCGCGTGAGGCCCCTCATGCGGAACCGCCCCGCGCGGAACCGCCTCGCGCGGAGCCGCACCCGCAGCCTCAGATGCAGCCGCACCCGCAGGCCGAGCCGCACATGCCCGCTGCCGCGCCGCATCCGCAACCACCGCATCCGGCTGGCGGCGAGGAGCATAAGCCCGAGTGGCCGTAA
- a CDS encoding membrane protein: MNDFNLSFTPLLPLPLFAVLGICALIVVGLGFYARRRGTFLRAVGFALLLLALADPAIVREDREPLKDVVAIVVDRSGSQTIGERPQQTEKAKAALEKSLDALGHVDVRVIESGRTDADSDGTQLFSALNTGLADVPAERVGGVFMITDGVVHDIPKDVEALGIKAPLHALITGHEGERDRRIELLDAPRFGIVGKDQTIELRVDDTGSKGEPVVLHVRRDGNPIANVTAHPGERIRIPVRIEHGGQNVVEIEVDALPDELTAINNKAVLSIDGVRDKLKVLLVSGEPHQGERMWRNLLKSDANVELVHFTILRPPEKQDGTPINELSLIAFPTADLFGRKITDFDLIIFDRYSNQSVLPTIYLDNIVRYVRDGGALLFAAGPDFARPEGLFYSPLGRIAPARPDGSLTEHAFRAVVTSDGAKHPVTRGLAGADQNPPAWSQWFRQVNADVARGTSVLSGADGKPLLVLSREGKGRVALLLTDQMWLWARGFEGGGPHLDLSRRLAHWLMKEPDLEEEALRATVEGHDLVIERQSLKDQVPPVKVTAPSGKQETVTLSPAEPGLSRARVKTDEIGLYRLTDGQLSVLANVGPENPREFQEVVSTPDKLKPLAEATGGTVRRIATDATGDIALPRLVAMRESPVYGGPDYAAIKRTGTSEVKGVGVAPLAIGFLGLLFLLASLLGTWAVEGRRNAGLRKG, encoded by the coding sequence ATGAACGATTTCAACCTGTCCTTCACGCCGCTTCTGCCCCTGCCGCTTTTCGCGGTGCTGGGGATTTGCGCGCTGATCGTCGTCGGGCTTGGCTTTTATGCGCGCCGGCGCGGCACGTTTCTGCGAGCTGTCGGCTTTGCGCTTCTGCTGCTGGCCTTGGCCGATCCCGCCATCGTGCGCGAGGATCGCGAGCCACTGAAGGATGTGGTCGCCATTGTCGTCGATCGCAGCGGCAGCCAGACCATCGGCGAACGGCCGCAGCAGACGGAAAAGGCGAAAGCGGCGCTTGAAAAAAGTCTCGATGCCTTGGGCCATGTCGACGTCCGCGTCATCGAGAGCGGCCGCACGGATGCCGACAGCGACGGGACGCAGCTCTTCTCGGCCCTGAATACCGGCCTCGCCGACGTTCCGGCCGAACGCGTCGGCGGCGTCTTCATGATCACCGACGGCGTCGTGCACGACATTCCGAAAGATGTCGAAGCGCTCGGCATCAAAGCGCCCCTGCATGCCCTGATCACCGGCCATGAAGGCGAGCGCGACCGCCGCATCGAGCTTCTGGATGCGCCGCGTTTCGGCATTGTCGGCAAGGACCAGACGATCGAGCTGCGCGTCGACGACACCGGCAGCAAGGGTGAGCCGGTCGTGCTGCACGTGCGCCGCGACGGCAACCCGATCGCCAATGTCACGGCGCATCCGGGCGAACGTATCCGCATTCCGGTGCGGATCGAACATGGCGGGCAGAATGTCGTCGAGATCGAAGTCGATGCCTTGCCGGATGAACTGACGGCCATCAACAATAAGGCCGTGCTGTCGATCGACGGCGTGCGCGACAAGCTCAAAGTTCTGCTCGTCTCCGGCGAACCGCATCAGGGCGAGCGCATGTGGCGCAATCTTCTGAAGTCGGACGCCAATGTCGAATTGGTGCATTTCACCATTCTGCGGCCGCCGGAGAAGCAGGACGGCACGCCGATCAACGAACTCTCGCTGATCGCTTTCCCGACGGCCGATCTCTTCGGCCGCAAGATCACCGATTTCGACCTGATCATCTTCGACCGCTATTCGAATCAGAGCGTGCTGCCGACAATCTATCTCGACAATATCGTGCGCTATGTCCGCGATGGCGGCGCGTTGCTCTTCGCCGCCGGGCCGGATTTCGCGCGGCCCGAAGGCCTGTTCTATTCGCCGCTCGGCCGCATCGCGCCGGCACGGCCCGACGGCAGCCTGACCGAACATGCGTTCCGCGCCGTCGTGACGTCCGATGGCGCGAAACATCCGGTGACGCGCGGCCTTGCGGGGGCGGATCAAAATCCGCCCGCCTGGAGCCAATGGTTCCGGCAGGTCAATGCGGACGTCGCGCGCGGCACGAGCGTCTTGTCCGGCGCGGACGGTAAGCCGCTGCTCGTGCTGTCGCGCGAAGGCAAGGGCCGCGTCGCGCTTCTCCTCACCGATCAGATGTGGCTCTGGGCGCGCGGCTTCGAGGGCGGCGGCCCGCATCTCGATCTGTCGCGCCGGCTCGCGCATTGGCTGATGAAAGAGCCGGACCTCGAAGAAGAAGCTTTGCGCGCCACAGTCGAAGGCCATGATCTCGTCATCGAGCGCCAGAGCCTGAAAGATCAAGTCCCGCCCGTCAAAGTCACGGCGCCCTCCGGCAAGCAGGAGACGGTGACGCTGAGCCCTGCCGAGCCGGGATTGTCCCGCGCACGCGTGAAGACGGATGAGATCGGGCTTTATCGGCTGACCGATGGCCAGCTCTCCGTGCTGGCAAACGTCGGCCCCGAGAATCCGCGCGAGTTCCAGGAAGTCGTCTCGACGCCCGATAAGCTGAAACCGCTCGCCGAGGCGACGGGCGGCACGGTGCGGCGAATCGCGACCGACGCGACTGGCGATATCGCTTTGCCGCGGTTGGTCGCCATGCGCGAAAGCCCGGTCTATGGCGGCCCGGATTATGCCGCGATCAAGCGGACGGGTACGAGCGAAGTGAAGGGCGTCGGCGTCGCGCCGCTCGCCATCGGATTCTTGGGCCTGCTCTTCTTGCTCGCGAGCCTGCTCGGAACATGGGCGGTCGAGGGGCGGAGGAACGCGGGGCTGCGGAAGGGGTGA
- a CDS encoding nucleotidyltransferase family protein, with amino-acid sequence MRYHEADLKRLGVERLYMFGSTARGEAKADSDIDLFFDYEKGKLGLFELMDVKDYAARILDRKTDIMTRDSLHKTLRRRIEDTAIRVF; translated from the coding sequence TTGCGATATCACGAAGCCGATTTGAAGCGGCTGGGCGTCGAACGTCTTTATATGTTCGGCTCGACAGCGCGCGGCGAGGCCAAAGCCGATTCCGACATCGACCTATTTTTCGACTACGAAAAAGGTAAGCTCGGCCTTTTTGAATTGATGGATGTCAAGGACTACGCGGCCCGCATTCTCGATCGCAAGACCGATATTATGACGCGCGACAGCCTTCACAAGACCTTGCGGCGGCGGATCGAAGATACAGCCATCCGCGTGTTTTAG
- a CDS encoding TetR/AcrR family transcriptional regulator, producing MRPKNPLFGCGPKTSYHHGSLKDALIEAARLLVAERGPAGFTLAEAAKRVGVTSAAPYRHFADRNDLMGELARRGFELFGQRLAGAWDEGRPDPRQALRRMGSAYLAFARSEPGLYAAMFVNTRTPVSPAWGGVAALALDGLHRATDAVLGKIGQNSAEARQLAFELWSLSHGVAMLSLAGHLDPARGDDPALVLDRAAEALVENALRKQVHC from the coding sequence ATGAGACCCAAAAATCCCCTTTTCGGCTGCGGCCCTAAAACCAGTTACCACCACGGCAGCCTGAAGGATGCGCTGATCGAGGCGGCGCGACTGCTTGTCGCCGAGCGCGGTCCGGCCGGGTTTACGCTGGCCGAGGCCGCCAAACGCGTCGGCGTGACGTCGGCGGCGCCCTACCGGCATTTTGCCGACCGCAATGATCTCATGGGCGAATTGGCGCGTCGGGGGTTCGAGCTTTTCGGCCAGCGCCTGGCCGGCGCCTGGGACGAAGGGCGCCCCGATCCGCGTCAGGCCTTGCGGCGGATGGGCTCCGCCTATCTTGCTTTCGCGCGCAGCGAGCCCGGCCTTTATGCCGCAATGTTCGTCAATACGCGCACGCCCGTGTCGCCTGCCTGGGGCGGCGTGGCGGCACTGGCGCTCGACGGGCTGCATCGGGCGACCGATGCCGTTCTCGGCAAGATCGGCCAGAATTCCGCCGAGGCGCGCCAATTGGCCTTCGAGCTTTGGTCTCTGTCGCATGGGGTCGCCATGCTGTCGCTCGCCGGCCATCTCGATCCCGCGCGCGGCGACGATCCGGCCTTGGTTCTCGATCGTGCCGCCGAGGCACTGGTCGAAAACGCGCTGCGAAAGCAAGTGCATTGCTAA
- a CDS encoding HepT-like ribonuclease domain-containing protein gives MAARALIPRLTDIVEAIERIRDVLANTPIDAFEADWQRQWLVERGIEIISEASRHLTDELKARHPEIPWQKVAGIGNVLRHDYESIAAPILWKLARDDLPALEQVCRQELKAAEEP, from the coding sequence GTGGCTGCGCGCGCGCTCATCCCGCGGTTGACGGATATCGTAGAGGCCATTGAGCGCATTCGCGACGTGCTGGCAAATACACCTATCGACGCTTTCGAAGCCGATTGGCAGCGCCAATGGCTGGTGGAGCGCGGTATCGAGATTATTTCTGAGGCGAGCCGTCATCTCACAGATGAGTTGAAAGCCCGTCACCCGGAAATTCCTTGGCAGAAAGTGGCTGGCATCGGCAATGTACTGCGCCACGATTACGAAAGCATCGCGGCGCCTATCCTATGGAAGCTGGCACGGGATGATCTTCCTGCCTTGGAACAGGTGTGCCGGCAAGAACTCAAAGCGGCGGAAGAGCCGTAG
- a CDS encoding DUF2306 domain-containing protein, whose protein sequence is MSLAPILASSAAIQFHLAAAVLALGLGSAVLVMRKGTLAHRWIGWAWIGVMLAVALSSFAITSIWPGHYSPIHILSIITLISLPAAVWLRRRGQIKAHAITMVSTFSGLLIAGVFTLAPGRLLHAAIFGL, encoded by the coding sequence ATGAGTCTCGCGCCGATCCTGGCTTCGTCCGCCGCCATTCAGTTTCATCTGGCGGCGGCGGTTTTGGCCCTGGGCCTCGGATCGGCGGTGCTCGTGATGCGCAAGGGAACGCTTGCGCATCGATGGATCGGTTGGGCGTGGATAGGCGTGATGCTCGCCGTGGCTTTATCGTCCTTTGCGATCACGTCGATCTGGCCCGGCCATTACAGCCCGATCCATATTCTCTCGATCATCACTTTGATCTCGCTGCCGGCGGCGGTCTGGCTGCGGCGGCGCGGTCAGATTAAAGCGCATGCGATCACGATGGTCTCGACCTTCTCGGGACTTCTGATCGCTGGTGTCTTTACGCTTGCGCCGGGGCGACTGCTGCACGCGGCGATATTTGGGCTGTGA
- a CDS encoding GNAT family N-acetyltransferase: MTDLSLVLVPQTPADLAAIEKLDERAFGPGRFARSAYRLRERVAPDYALSFVARVGTLLVGANRMTRIRCGETPALLLGPLTVEPAFRSGGIGEALVMKSLEAAKANGHGLVLLVGDMPYYGRMGFKPVPPGRLIFPGPVDPERLLYCELTEDAFDGVRGKVLRA, encoded by the coding sequence ATGACCGATCTTTCCCTCGTCCTTGTGCCGCAGACGCCAGCCGATCTTGCCGCCATCGAGAAACTCGATGAGCGCGCTTTCGGCCCCGGCCGTTTTGCGCGTTCCGCCTATCGTCTGCGCGAGCGCGTCGCGCCGGACTATGCGCTGTCATTCGTGGCCCGCGTCGGAACGCTGCTTGTCGGTGCCAATCGCATGACGCGCATCCGCTGCGGCGAGACGCCGGCGCTTCTATTGGGACCGCTCACGGTCGAACCCGCCTTCCGCTCGGGCGGCATCGGCGAGGCGCTGGTCATGAAATCGCTCGAAGCCGCCAAGGCCAATGGCCATGGCCTCGTCCTGCTCGTCGGCGACATGCCCTATTATGGGCGCATGGGATTCAAACCCGTGCCGCCCGGAAGGCTGATTTTTCCGGGCCCCGTCGATCCTGAACGGCTTCTTTATTGCGAATTGACCGAAGACGCCTTCGACGGCGTGAGGGGCAAAGTGCTTCGGGCATAA
- the mbfA gene encoding iron exporter MbfA, which produces MKSLEQLTEREILSVAISSEEDDNRVYMAFAEDLKERYPATAKLFTDMAQVEVYHHDALLKLYEEKFGKQLLPIRASDIKGFIKRPPIWLTRNLPLSKVRMEAEIREAETAAFYTKCAQRATDDKVRQLLRELAVAERGHEQLAIELETQALPPDVREKEDKARTRMFVLQYVQPGLAGLMDGSVSTLGPLFAAAFATHSNWQTFLVGLAASLGAGISMAFAEALSDDGSITGRGSPVLRGAVTGLMTTLGGLGHTLPYLVPDSLHNAFWIATGIAGTVVFIELWVIAWVRARYMDTPFLKAVFQIVLGGLIVLATGILIGAS; this is translated from the coding sequence GTGAAAAGTCTCGAACAGCTCACCGAGCGTGAAATCCTTTCGGTCGCCATATCATCCGAGGAAGACGACAACCGCGTCTATATGGCTTTTGCCGAGGATCTGAAGGAACGCTATCCAGCCACGGCCAAGCTGTTTACGGATATGGCGCAAGTCGAAGTCTATCATCACGACGCGCTTCTGAAGCTTTACGAAGAAAAATTCGGCAAGCAATTGCTGCCGATCCGCGCCTCCGACATCAAGGGATTCATCAAGCGCCCGCCGATCTGGCTCACCCGCAACCTGCCCTTGAGCAAAGTGCGCATGGAAGCCGAAATCCGCGAGGCCGAAACCGCGGCCTTCTATACGAAATGTGCCCAGCGCGCGACGGACGACAAGGTGCGCCAGCTCCTGCGCGAACTCGCAGTGGCGGAACGCGGCCACGAACAGCTCGCGATCGAACTCGAGACCCAGGCGCTTCCGCCCGACGTTCGCGAAAAGGAAGACAAGGCGCGCACCCGCATGTTCGTGCTGCAATATGTGCAGCCGGGCCTCGCGGGCCTGATGGATGGATCCGTCTCGACTCTGGGTCCCTTGTTCGCGGCGGCCTTCGCGACGCACAGCAATTGGCAGACCTTTCTCGTCGGTCTCGCGGCTTCGCTCGGCGCCGGCATCAGCATGGCATTCGCCGAGGCGCTTTCCGACGACGGCTCGATCACCGGGCGTGGCTCGCCGGTCTTGCGCGGCGCCGTCACCGGTCTGATGACGACGCTCGGCGGTCTTGGCCATACTTTGCCCTATCTCGTGCCGGATTCCCTGCACAACGCTTTTTGGATCGCGACCGGCATAGCCGGCACGGTGGTTTTCATCGAGCTTTGGGTGATTGCTTGGGTCCGCGCGCGCTATATGGACACGCCTTTCCTGAAGGCCGTCTTCCAGATCGTGCTCGGCGGCCTGATCGTGCTTGCGACCGGCATTTTGATCGGAGCGTCTTGA
- a CDS encoding Tim44 domain-containing protein, which yields MSLRHMSMILGLAAALALGMTGDTFARAGSGGSFGSRGSSTFSAPPSTSLSPRGASPIDRSMSSPNSSVFRPNTLGNTGGFFGGGFGRGLLGGFLGAGLFGLLFGHGLFGGMGGGSSILGLLIQIGLLFLVVKLALNFFRSRQPGFAGSGSSFTPAGSSGGAPFSGFGGGSSAPREKIQIQPADFNTFEQRLSEIETAFGQENFEALRHLMTPEMVSYFSEQLAENASKGLVNKVGAPKLLQGDLAEAWREGGSEYATVAMHFQLTDWMVERSTGRIVSGDPSRPDDATEVWTFVRPAGGSPVDWKLSALQQA from the coding sequence ATGTCCCTTCGTCATATGTCGATGATCCTTGGCCTTGCCGCCGCGCTGGCGCTCGGCATGACCGGAGACACATTCGCGCGCGCGGGCTCCGGCGGTTCCTTCGGCAGCCGCGGATCGAGCACGTTCAGCGCGCCGCCCTCGACCAGCCTGTCGCCGCGCGGCGCTTCGCCGATCGATCGCTCCATGTCTTCGCCGAATTCCAGCGTTTTCCGGCCGAATACGCTCGGAAACACCGGCGGATTTTTCGGTGGGGGGTTCGGCCGCGGCCTTCTCGGCGGTTTTCTGGGTGCCGGGCTCTTCGGGCTCCTGTTCGGCCATGGCCTCTTCGGCGGCATGGGCGGCGGCAGCTCGATCCTCGGTCTTTTGATCCAGATCGGCCTTTTGTTCCTGGTCGTGAAACTGGCCCTGAACTTCTTCCGCAGCCGGCAGCCCGGCTTCGCGGGATCGGGTTCGAGCTTTACGCCCGCGGGCAGTTCGGGCGGCGCGCCCTTCTCGGGCTTCGGCGGCGGCAGCTCCGCCCCGCGTGAAAAAATCCAGATCCAACCGGCCGATTTCAACACGTTCGAGCAGCGCTTGAGCGAGATTGAGACCGCCTTCGGTCAGGAGAACTTCGAAGCCTTGCGGCATCTCATGACGCCCGAAATGGTCTCCTATTTCTCCGAGCAATTGGCGGAGAATGCGAGCAAGGGCCTCGTCAACAAGGTCGGCGCGCCGAAGCTTCTGCAAGGCGATCTGGCCGAGGCGTGGCGCGAAGGCGGAAGCGAATATGCCACCGTCGCGATGCACTTTCAGCTCACCGACTGGATGGTCGAGCGCTCGACCGGCCGGATTGTCTCGGGCGATCCGAGCCGGCCGGATGATGCGACCGAAGTCTGGACCTTCGTGCGCCCGGCCGGCGGCTCGCCGGTGGATTGGAAGCTCTCGGCGCTCCAGCAAGCTTGA
- a CDS encoding metallophosphoesterase family protein has translation MTFLLAHVSDVHLGPLPQPRPVDLIGKRLTGYLNWVRARAHIHDMEVLSRLVADLKAQTPDHIAMTGDIMNIALPEEFPLGRTWLETLGSGDMVSFVPGNHDAYVQSAIAAIDETFAPWTEGERDTSHAYPYMRVKGEVALIGVTSGIATAPFIASGRLGYGQIKACERLLQSAAERGLARVVMIHHPPHRGGAPIGRALSDAYDFERMIKRTGAELVIHGHNHKLQTARIEGPSRSVPVIGVASGSAVGGTPDHRAGYNLFAIEGRAGAFTIKGRARGLLPGTKDIGDLGEIVF, from the coding sequence GTGACCTTCCTCCTCGCCCATGTCTCCGATGTGCATCTCGGCCCTTTGCCGCAGCCGCGCCCCGTCGATCTCATCGGCAAGCGGCTGACCGGCTATCTGAACTGGGTGCGCGCAAGGGCGCATATCCACGATATGGAAGTGCTGTCGCGCCTCGTCGCCGATCTCAAGGCGCAGACGCCCGATCATATCGCGATGACCGGCGACATCATGAATATCGCTTTGCCCGAGGAGTTTCCTTTGGGCCGCACCTGGCTCGAAACCCTCGGCTCCGGCGATATGGTGAGCTTCGTGCCGGGCAATCACGATGCCTATGTGCAAAGTGCGATCGCCGCCATCGATGAGACCTTCGCGCCCTGGACGGAAGGCGAGCGCGATACGAGCCACGCCTATCCCTATATGCGCGTCAAAGGCGAGGTCGCGCTGATCGGCGTGACGTCGGGGATCGCGACCGCGCCTTTCATTGCCTCCGGGCGGCTCGGCTACGGACAGATCAAAGCCTGCGAGAGGCTGCTACAGAGCGCGGCGGAGCGCGGCTTGGCGCGCGTCGTCATGATCCATCATCCGCCGCATCGCGGCGGCGCTCCCATCGGCCGCGCGCTGTCGGACGCTTATGACTTCGAACGCATGATCAAACGGACCGGCGCGGAGCTCGTGATCCACGGTCACAATCATAAACTGCAGACCGCACGCATCGAAGGCCCGAGCAGATCTGTTCCGGTGATCGGCGTCGCGTCGGGCTCGGCCGTCGGCGGCACGCCCGATCATCGCGCCGGCTATAATCTCTTTGCGATCGAAGGCCGCGCGGGCGCCTTTACGATCAAGGGGCGCGCGCGTGGCCTCTTGCCGGGCACCAAAGACATCGGCGACCTGGGCGAGATCGTTTTCTAG
- the hrcA gene encoding heat-inducible transcriptional repressor HrcA, which yields MAVPIDHARESFQTDASALANLSERSREIFRRIVESYLERGEPVGSRHLSRLLPMALSPASVRNVMQDLEELGLIYAPHTSAGRLPTELGLRFFVDALLELGDIGKDERERIDAQVKAASHEPTMEGVLGEAVTMLSGLTRSAGIVVTSKDNIRLKHIEFLQLEPERGLAILVGEDGSVENRIVPIPHGLPPSALIEAGNYLNARIRGRTLTEVKIEIEASRQAAESELGELTTRLIATGLASWSEYAAGHAPQLIVRGQANLLEDLNAIEDLERIRLLFADLETKKDVIDLLSRAEGGEGVRIFIGSENKLFSLSGSSMIAAPFHDPQQRIVGVLGVIGPTRLNYARIVPMVAYTSKVVARLMQGR from the coding sequence ATGGCCGTACCGATCGATCACGCCCGAGAGAGCTTTCAGACAGACGCTAGCGCTCTTGCCAATCTCTCCGAAAGATCCCGCGAGATCTTCCGGCGCATTGTCGAATCTTATCTGGAGCGCGGCGAGCCGGTGGGCTCGCGCCATTTGTCGCGGCTTTTGCCCATGGCGCTCTCGCCAGCCTCCGTCCGCAACGTCATGCAGGATCTCGAAGAGCTTGGGCTGATCTATGCGCCGCATACGAGCGCCGGCCGCCTGCCGACCGAGCTGGGCTTGCGGTTCTTCGTCGATGCCTTGCTTGAACTCGGCGATATAGGCAAGGACGAACGCGAGCGCATCGATGCGCAGGTCAAGGCCGCCTCGCACGAGCCGACCATGGAAGGCGTCCTCGGCGAGGCGGTCACCATGCTGTCGGGCCTGACCCGCAGCGCCGGCATCGTGGTGACGAGCAAGGACAATATCCGCCTCAAACATATCGAGTTCCTGCAGCTCGAGCCCGAACGCGGCCTCGCCATTCTGGTCGGCGAAGACGGCTCGGTCGAAAATCGCATCGTGCCCATTCCGCATGGTCTGCCGCCCTCGGCGCTGATCGAGGCCGGAAATTATCTCAATGCCCGCATCCGGGGCCGGACGCTCACCGAGGTCAAAATCGAGATCGAGGCATCGCGTCAGGCGGCCGAATCGGAACTCGGCGAGTTAACCACACGGCTCATCGCGACCGGCCTCGCGAGCTGGAGCGAATATGCCGCCGGACATGCGCCGCAGCTCATCGTGCGCGGCCAGGCGAACCTGCTCGAGGATCTGAACGCGATCGAAGATCTCGAACGGATAAGGCTTCTCTTCGCCGATCTCGAAACCAAGAAAGACGTGATCGATCTTTTGAGCCGCGCCGAAGGCGGCGAAGGCGTGCGTATTTTCATCGGCTCGGAAAACAAGCTTTTTTCCCTGTCGGGATCGTCGATGATTGCGGCGCCTTTCCATGATCCGCAGCAGCGCATCGTCGGCGTACTCGGCGTCATCGGCCCAACGCGGCTGAATTATGCGCGCATCGTCCCCATGGTCGCCTATACGTCGAAAGTCGTCGCAAGGCTGATGCAGGGGCGCTAG